From Deinococcus ruber, the proteins below share one genomic window:
- a CDS encoding transporter substrate-binding domain-containing protein: MYGTVSDVTLALIAHQIDATFGYAVMKPSVERLYPKYPVVFGPVLYSVPIGMATAQDNSTLRSALNIGMIKVTHDGRYDKLSQKYFSADVRCKRGS, translated from the coding sequence GTGTACGGCACCGTCAGCGACGTGACGCTTGCCCTGATCGCGCACCAGATCGACGCGACCTTCGGCTATGCCGTGATGAAACCCAGCGTCGAGCGGCTGTATCCGAAATATCCGGTGGTCTTCGGCCCGGTGCTGTACAGCGTGCCCATCGGCATGGCGACGGCGCAGGACAATTCGACGCTGCGTTCGGCCCTCAATATCGGCATGATCAAGGTGACGCACGACGGGCGCTACGACAAGCTCAGCCAGAAGTACTTTTCTGCCGACGTGCGCTGCAAACGCGGCAGCTGA
- the plsY gene encoding glycerol-3-phosphate 1-O-acyltransferase PlsY — protein MSTGLLIVLAVLLSYLLGAVPAGTWVARLRGVDIRTVGSGNSGATNVQRSLGWGPGLMVGCFDILKGGLAVWLARQLHLSESVAALCGLCAVLGHNFSVFSGFRGGKGVATSFGVLLLIDPLAGAAIFPIAFCVMYLTRYVSAGSMVGAVSALVIEAALNRPWWELLISLILAALMFYQHRQNIVRLRLGTESRFGQRVAAPAPKSPKVMN, from the coding sequence GTGTCCACCGGGTTGCTGATCGTTCTGGCCGTACTGCTCTCGTATCTCCTCGGAGCCGTGCCTGCGGGCACCTGGGTTGCCCGTCTGCGCGGCGTCGATATCCGCACGGTGGGGTCGGGCAACAGCGGGGCCACCAACGTGCAGCGCTCGCTGGGCTGGGGGCCAGGCCTGATGGTCGGGTGTTTCGACATCCTGAAAGGCGGGCTGGCGGTGTGGCTGGCCCGCCAGCTTCACCTGAGTGAAAGCGTGGCGGCGCTGTGCGGGCTATGTGCGGTGCTGGGGCACAATTTCAGCGTCTTTTCGGGCTTTCGGGGCGGCAAAGGCGTGGCGACCAGCTTCGGAGTTCTGCTGCTGATCGACCCGTTGGCAGGAGCTGCCATCTTCCCCATCGCCTTCTGCGTGATGTACCTGACGCGCTACGTATCGGCAGGCAGCATGGTCGGGGCCGTGAGCGCCCTGGTCATCGAAGCGGCGCTGAATCGCCCGTGGTGGGAACTGCTGATCTCGCTGATCCTGGCTGCCCTGATGTTCTACCAGCACCGCCAGAACATCGTGCGGCTGCGTCTGGGCACCGAGAGCAGATTCGGTCAGCGGGTGGCAGCACCTGCGCCCAAGAGTCCGAAAGTAATGAATTGA
- a CDS encoding substrate-binding periplasmic protein translates to MPRLPACSLAPLALACSVVLSAFGGAQARPLSAIRADGTLRVIAPADLPPFSFTSGGADIGFEIELISNLAADMGLKVQVLHAPSNELFDALINDRADVALAALAITSTREQKVDFTQPTMCAGVSVISADPKLQLHTDLENKTIGVPAGTIMESYVRHLPFPRLCGCTAPSAT, encoded by the coding sequence CCCGCTCGCCCTCGCTTGCAGCGTCGTTCTCTCGGCCTTTGGCGGCGCTCAGGCGCGTCCACTCAGCGCCATTCGCGCCGACGGTACCCTGCGCGTGATCGCCCCCGCCGATCTGCCGCCCTTCAGCTTCACGTCGGGCGGCGCAGACATCGGCTTCGAGATCGAGCTGATTTCCAATCTCGCTGCCGATATGGGCCTGAAGGTGCAGGTGCTGCACGCGCCTTCCAACGAACTGTTCGACGCCCTCATCAACGACCGTGCCGATGTGGCGCTGGCCGCCCTCGCCATTACCAGTACCCGCGAGCAGAAAGTAGACTTCACGCAGCCGACCATGTGTGCCGGGGTCAGTGTGATTTCTGCCGATCCCAAGCTGCAACTGCACACCGATCTGGAGAACAAGACCATCGGTGTGCCTGCCGGAACCATCATGGAAAGTTACGTCCGTCATCTGCCGTTCCCAAGACTGTGCGGGTGTACGGCACCGTCAGCGACGTGA
- a CDS encoding aspartate/glutamate racemase family protein produces MKLLGIIGGMSWTSTAEYYRLLNEEVAARLGGLHSARVLIHSVDFAEIAAQQRAGEWEAAGAVLAAAAQGLERAGAHGLLLATNTMHKVAPALEVATSLPLLHIADATARAIRAAGLTHVGLLATAFTMEQDFYRERLAQHGITAIVPGTADRAEIHRIIYDELCHNVVLPASRSTYRRVMAELQTRGAQGIILGCTEITLLIGADDTPLPVFDTTRLHVRAAADFMLNAPQKTETQKGGAYG; encoded by the coding sequence ATGAAGCTACTCGGCATTATCGGCGGCATGTCGTGGACGAGTACGGCGGAATATTACCGCCTGCTGAACGAAGAAGTGGCGGCGCGGCTGGGCGGCCTACACTCGGCCCGGGTTCTGATTCACAGCGTCGATTTTGCGGAGATCGCGGCCCAGCAGCGTGCGGGCGAGTGGGAGGCAGCGGGCGCGGTACTGGCAGCGGCAGCGCAGGGTCTGGAACGGGCAGGCGCACACGGACTGCTGCTCGCCACCAATACCATGCATAAGGTCGCGCCCGCTCTCGAAGTCGCCACTTCGCTGCCGCTGCTGCATATTGCCGACGCAACAGCCAGAGCAATCCGGGCAGCAGGTCTGACGCACGTAGGACTGCTCGCCACCGCCTTCACGATGGAGCAGGATTTTTACAGAGAACGGCTGGCGCAGCATGGGATTACAGCCATCGTTCCGGGTACAGCAGACCGTGCTGAGATTCACCGCATCATCTACGACGAGCTGTGTCATAACGTGGTGTTGCCCGCTTCACGCAGCACGTATCGCCGCGTTATGGCCGAATTGCAGACGCGGGGCGCACAGGGCATCATTCTGGGCTGCACCGAGATCACGCTGCTGATCGGAGCAGACGATACGCCGCTGCCCGTTTTCGATACTACGCGCCTGCACGTTCGGGCTGCCGCCGACTTCATGCTGAATGCGCCCCAGAAAACGGAAACGCAGAAAGGCGGCGCATACGGTTGA
- a CDS encoding lipocalin family protein, whose amino-acid sequence MHRAPLLTALALTSALLTSCLPPAVAFQPGQTLDPAALGPNNAATEWWYVSGYLPDTQQAFHWAQFKVNYQGLPYYAAHIAVTDLNTGKVTFLEQGKQDAAFSFPPLNVRQADWTLIQHTGGNTAPFALNAGPLHLTLTPQKNPVVHPPGYSGTPETGQLYYQSVTRLGVSGTVAGQPASGTAWLDHQWGDQQPGRSALWDWFGVHLSDGSDLMLYRVRTLDGRVVQLAGSEVGADGVAREVKNVTMTPTRSWKAPSGRSYAIDWTVTSERGSVTLRAVHDDQELLSKTTSVAYWEGPVQGEGQWGGAAVTVQGMGEFVGGPLTKAEGGTFGAK is encoded by the coding sequence ATGCACCGCGCTCCTCTGCTGACTGCGCTGGCACTGACTTCTGCGCTGTTGACGTCGTGCCTGCCGCCTGCCGTCGCCTTCCAGCCGGGCCAGACACTCGATCCGGCGGCTCTGGGGCCCAACAACGCCGCGACCGAGTGGTGGTATGTCTCGGGCTACCTGCCCGACACACAGCAGGCTTTCCACTGGGCGCAGTTCAAGGTGAATTACCAGGGTCTGCCCTATTACGCGGCGCACATCGCCGTTACCGACCTGAACACCGGCAAGGTCACATTTCTGGAACAGGGCAAACAGGACGCTGCGTTCTCGTTTCCACCTCTGAACGTCAGACAGGCCGACTGGACGCTGATCCAGCACACAGGCGGAAACACGGCTCCTTTCGCGCTGAACGCCGGGCCGCTGCACCTGACCCTGACGCCGCAGAAAAACCCGGTGGTTCATCCGCCCGGCTATTCCGGCACGCCCGAAACCGGGCAACTGTACTACCAGAGCGTGACTCGCCTGGGCGTCAGCGGCACCGTCGCCGGGCAGCCTGCCAGCGGGACGGCGTGGCTCGATCACCAGTGGGGCGACCAGCAACCGGGGCGCAGCGCCCTGTGGGACTGGTTCGGTGTGCACCTGTCAGACGGGTCGGATCTGATGCTGTACCGCGTCAGGACGCTGGACGGCAGGGTGGTGCAGCTTGCCGGGTCGGAGGTCGGCGCTGACGGTGTGGCCCGCGAAGTGAAGAACGTGACCATGACCCCGACCCGCTCGTGGAAAGCCCCTTCTGGCCGCAGCTACGCCATCGACTGGACCGTCACGTCCGAACGCGGCAGCGTCACGCTCAGAGCCGTCCACGACGATCAGGAGCTGCTGTCGAAAACCACCTCGGTCGCCTACTGGGAAGGCCCGGTACAGGGCGAAGGGCAGTGGGGCGGCGCGGCGGTCACGGTGCAGGGGATGGGCGAGTTCGTGGGCGGCCCGCTGACCAAAGCCGAGGGCGGCACCTTCGGAGCGAAGTAG